In Phreatobacter stygius, a genomic segment contains:
- the hflX gene encoding GTPase HflX — MEIRRPDIISLSQSGAPEEPRGEPTRVLVVVPVRPLRGRTSEGPETVRSAEARRDEAAGLAAAIDLDVVESLIVTLAMPRPATLLGKGKVEEIAGLVTAYETGLVFVDAALSPVQQRNLEKAWKAKVVDRTGLILEIFGRRARTKEGALQVELAHLSYQKSRLVRSWTHLERQRGGFGFLGGPGETQIEADRRMIQERITRIERELAQVTRTRRLHRESRKRVPYPIIALVGYTNAGKSTLFNALTTGGVLAQDMLFATLDPTLRQLRLPHGAKAILSDTVGFISDLPTMLVAAFRATLEEVIEADVILHVRDVSHGDTEAQAADVAAILGELGIAETRALIEVWNKVDLLDGEARTEALNRAARNDQEKRPYLVSAVTGEGLPELLAAIEERVVAGHDRLTVTVSAADGRTLNWIHENAEVESRQALESGETLVTLRIAPAKRSQLERRLRQPGEAA; from the coding sequence TTGGAAATACGACGTCCCGACATCATCTCGCTTTCCCAGTCCGGTGCGCCGGAAGAGCCGCGTGGCGAACCGACGCGCGTGCTCGTCGTGGTTCCGGTACGGCCGTTGCGCGGCCGTACCAGCGAGGGGCCGGAAACCGTGCGCTCGGCCGAGGCCAGGCGCGACGAGGCGGCCGGGCTTGCCGCCGCCATCGACCTGGACGTGGTCGAATCCCTGATCGTCACGCTCGCCATGCCGCGGCCGGCGACACTGCTCGGCAAGGGCAAGGTCGAGGAGATCGCCGGCCTGGTGACGGCCTACGAGACCGGCCTGGTGTTCGTCGACGCGGCATTGTCGCCGGTGCAGCAGCGCAATCTCGAAAAGGCCTGGAAGGCCAAGGTGGTCGACCGCACCGGCCTGATCCTGGAGATTTTCGGCCGGCGGGCGCGCACCAAGGAAGGCGCGCTGCAGGTGGAACTCGCCCATCTCAGCTATCAGAAGAGCCGGCTGGTCCGCTCCTGGACCCATCTGGAGCGCCAGCGCGGCGGCTTCGGCTTCCTCGGCGGCCCCGGCGAAACCCAGATCGAGGCTGACCGGCGGATGATCCAGGAACGGATCACCCGGATCGAGCGTGAACTGGCCCAGGTCACCCGGACCCGCCGCCTGCACCGGGAAAGCCGCAAGCGCGTGCCTTATCCGATCATCGCGCTGGTCGGTTACACCAATGCCGGCAAGTCGACCCTGTTCAACGCGCTGACCACCGGCGGCGTGCTGGCCCAGGACATGCTGTTCGCGACACTTGATCCGACGCTGCGGCAATTGCGGCTGCCGCACGGCGCCAAGGCGATCCTGTCCGACACCGTCGGTTTCATCTCGGACCTGCCGACCATGCTGGTGGCGGCGTTTCGCGCGACGCTCGAAGAGGTGATCGAGGCCGACGTCATCCTGCATGTGCGCGACGTCAGCCATGGCGACACCGAAGCCCAAGCCGCCGATGTCGCGGCGATCCTCGGCGAACTCGGCATTGCCGAGACGCGGGCCCTGATCGAGGTCTGGAACAAGGTCGACCTGCTCGACGGCGAGGCCCGCACCGAGGCGTTGAACCGGGCAGCCCGCAACGATCAGGAGAAGCGCCCCTATCTCGTCTCGGCGGTCACCGGCGAGGGCTTGCCGGAGCTTCTGGCGGCGATCGAGGAGCGTGTCGTCGCCGGCCACGACCGGCTGACCGTCACCGTCTCGGCGGCCGACGGGCGTACGCTCAACTGGATCCACGAGAATGCCGAGGTCGAAAGCCGGCAGGCGCTGGAAAGCGGCGAAACCCTGGTGACGCTCAGGATCGCGCCGGCCAAGCGGTCGCAGCTGGAGCGGCGGCTCCGACAGCCGGGCGAGGCGGCCTGA
- a CDS encoding MBL fold metallo-hydrolase, producing the protein MHDFFRRRDGGPFKIPPLMYALLIEGEDGEFVLFDAVDAQFFDQTYAPGYRIAPGNWRSRVNRAPVYAVEVHARGGTPAAIDWLKRHPLGGLPEWSQIELDPDPNGAADVYDTIAGPPQRARISVRPLSRRRVKALERATDLTPDIRPEAEIERALPTSAIDQVFVLDVGQGAANALVTSAGEVVAYVDLGAGVLRDVGTWPNSMGGLCLCHQPKVILTHWHYDHFQAANIYPAAQKLTWIAPLQRLGPGPQSLMASSITRAGGALMIWNGHGILSTSQIALERCTGPTGNQNRTGISVWVWGPVGKDPILLPGDAGYADVPTLAAGKAIGAFAVAHHGGRAPGVAPARPGASTPRAALSYGHKNSYGHPLTPSLTGLTASGWHIGHPAAGKDERRTEDRPGGAGGSGLGHIRLNWAGGSSSAHSCACGCTLDPTQ; encoded by the coding sequence ATGCACGACTTCTTCCGACGGCGCGACGGCGGTCCCTTCAAGATTCCGCCGCTCATGTATGCCCTCCTGATCGAAGGCGAGGATGGCGAATTTGTCCTGTTCGACGCGGTCGACGCGCAATTTTTCGACCAGACCTATGCGCCTGGCTATCGGATTGCGCCGGGCAACTGGCGCAGCCGCGTCAACCGCGCCCCGGTCTATGCGGTCGAGGTCCACGCCCGGGGCGGCACGCCGGCCGCGATTGACTGGCTCAAGCGCCACCCGCTGGGCGGCTTGCCGGAATGGTCGCAGATCGAGCTGGATCCCGATCCGAACGGCGCAGCCGACGTCTACGACACTATCGCCGGGCCGCCGCAACGTGCCAGGATTTCGGTGCGGCCCCTGTCCAGGAGGCGCGTGAAGGCGCTGGAGCGGGCCACAGACCTGACCCCGGATATCAGGCCCGAAGCAGAGATCGAGCGGGCGCTGCCGACATCCGCGATCGACCAGGTCTTCGTGCTCGACGTGGGGCAGGGGGCGGCCAACGCGCTGGTGACCTCCGCCGGAGAGGTGGTCGCCTATGTCGATCTCGGCGCCGGCGTGCTCAGGGATGTCGGGACCTGGCCGAACTCGATGGGCGGCCTTTGTCTCTGCCACCAGCCGAAGGTCATCCTCACCCACTGGCACTACGATCATTTCCAAGCCGCCAACATCTATCCGGCCGCGCAAAAGCTGACATGGATCGCGCCGCTCCAGAGGCTCGGGCCGGGCCCGCAATCGCTAATGGCCAGCTCCATCACCCGCGCCGGCGGCGCGCTGATGATCTGGAATGGCCATGGGATCCTCTCCACGAGCCAGATCGCTCTCGAACGCTGCACGGGCCCGACGGGTAACCAGAACAGGACCGGCATCTCGGTCTGGGTGTGGGGGCCGGTTGGCAAAGATCCGATCCTGCTGCCGGGAGACGCGGGTTACGCCGATGTCCCGACACTCGCCGCTGGAAAGGCGATCGGGGCCTTCGCCGTTGCCCATCACGGCGGCCGCGCTCCGGGCGTGGCTCCGGCGAGGCCGGGCGCCAGCACGCCGCGGGCGGCGCTCTCCTATGGTCACAAGAATAGCTACGGGCATCCGCTGACGCCTTCGCTGACAGGGCTGACCGCGTCGGGATGGCACATCGGCCATCCCGCAGCCGGCAAGGACGAGCGCCGCACCGAAGACCGGCCGGGGGGCGCCGGCGGCTCGGGCCTTGGCCATATCAGGCTGAACTGGGCCGGCGGCAGCAGCTCAGCGCATAGCTGCGCATGCGGCTGCACGCTCGACCCGACGCAATGA
- the pstA gene encoding phosphate ABC transporter permease PstA: MTTLSTGRMNRRLATDKVVKGISTTFAVIALVLLFWIIWTLLYNGLSAMGLSTFTNDAFGRPQGLMNAIVGSLLQVGIATVIATPIGVLAGTYLAEQGKGSWIAEAIRFVNDVLLSAPSILIGLFVYTLIVIPMGRFSGWAGVIALAIIILPVVLRATEDMLRLVPTQLREAAFALGASHWTVVSSVQWKAARAGILTGLLLAIARAAGETAPLLFTAFGNPQFTANLNSPMATLPVQIFNLTLSADPSSIALAWAGALIITLGVLALNITSRLIIALGQRK; this comes from the coding sequence ATGACCACGCTATCGACTGGTCGCATGAACCGGCGCCTCGCCACCGACAAGGTCGTCAAGGGCATTTCGACCACCTTCGCCGTGATCGCCCTGGTGCTGCTGTTCTGGATCATCTGGACGCTGCTCTACAACGGCCTCTCGGCCATGGGATTGTCGACCTTCACCAATGACGCCTTCGGCCGGCCGCAGGGCCTGATGAACGCCATTGTCGGCTCGCTCCTGCAGGTCGGCATCGCCACTGTCATCGCCACCCCGATCGGCGTGCTGGCCGGCACCTATCTCGCCGAACAGGGCAAGGGTTCCTGGATCGCCGAGGCCATCCGCTTCGTCAACGACGTGCTGCTGTCGGCACCGTCGATCCTGATCGGCCTGTTCGTCTACACGCTGATCGTCATCCCCATGGGGCGGTTCTCCGGCTGGGCGGGCGTCATTGCCCTGGCGATCATCATCCTGCCGGTGGTGCTGCGCGCCACCGAGGACATGCTGCGCCTGGTGCCGACCCAGCTGCGCGAGGCCGCCTTCGCACTCGGCGCCTCGCATTGGACCGTCGTGTCGTCGGTCCAGTGGAAAGCCGCCCGGGCCGGCATCCTGACCGGCCTGTTGCTCGCCATCGCCCGCGCGGCCGGCGAGACCGCGCCGCTGCTGTTCACCGCCTTCGGCAATCCGCAATTCACCGCCAATCTCAATTCGCCCATGGCGACCTTGCCGGTGCAGATCTTCAACCTGACGCTGAGCGCCGATCCGTCATCGATCGCGCTGGCCTGGGCCGGCGCACTGATCATCACGCTTGGCGTGCTCGCGCTCAACATCACCTCGCGTCTCATCATCGCCCTCGGACAGAGGAAATAA
- the phoU gene encoding phosphate signaling complex protein PhoU: MKDHIVTAFDTELKSLAHSIEEMGTLARQSTTIAIAALGQRSPDLARQVGTLERQIDALQREIEESGILVIARRQPVAFDLREVVCALRISNDLERIGDLANNIAKRVVALGDVPVPHPLISGLEGLSALVVERLEEVLSAFDAHDPDKAVAIWTSDDAVDDLYTSVFRGVLTYMMEDPRNITACTQLVFVAKNLERIGDHVSNIAESVHYAATGALLDEPQPDRRDAIGEPEVVAG; the protein is encoded by the coding sequence ATGAAGGACCATATCGTCACCGCGTTCGATACCGAACTGAAGAGCCTGGCCCACAGCATCGAGGAGATGGGAACGCTCGCCCGGCAGAGCACCACGATCGCGATCGCTGCGCTCGGCCAGCGCTCGCCCGATCTGGCCCGTCAGGTCGGCACGCTCGAACGCCAGATCGATGCCTTGCAGCGCGAAATCGAGGAATCCGGCATCCTGGTCATCGCCCGGCGCCAGCCGGTGGCCTTCGACCTGCGCGAAGTGGTCTGCGCCCTGCGCATTTCCAATGACCTGGAGCGGATCGGCGATCTCGCCAACAACATCGCCAAGCGTGTCGTGGCGCTCGGCGACGTGCCGGTGCCGCATCCGCTGATCTCCGGCCTCGAAGGCCTGTCGGCGCTGGTGGTCGAGCGGCTGGAAGAGGTGCTCTCGGCCTTCGATGCCCATGATCCCGACAAGGCGGTGGCGATCTGGACCTCCGACGATGCCGTCGACGACCTCTATACCTCGGTGTTTCGCGGCGTCCTGACCTATATGATGGAAGACCCGCGCAACATCACCGCCTGCACCCAGCTGGTCTTTGTCGCCAAAAATCTCGAGCGGATCGGCGATCACGTCTCGAACATTGCCGAATCCGTGCATTATGCCGCGACCGGCGCATTGCTGGACGAGCCGCAGCCGGATCGGCGCGACGCGATCGGCGAGCCGGAAGTCGTCGCCGGCTGA
- the hfq gene encoding RNA chaperone Hfq yields the protein MADRAQNLQDTFLNHVRKNKVPLTIFLVNGVKLQGVVTWFDNFCVLLRRDGHSQLVYKHAISTIMPGAPVQLFEPQDGEGEKG from the coding sequence ATGGCGGATCGAGCCCAGAACCTCCAGGACACCTTTCTCAATCACGTCCGCAAGAACAAGGTTCCTCTCACCATCTTCCTCGTCAACGGCGTAAAGCTTCAGGGCGTCGTCACCTGGTTCGATAACTTCTGCGTACTTCTGCGGCGCGATGGCCACTCGCAATTGGTCTACAAGCACGCCATATCGACTATCATGCCCGGCGCACCGGTCCAGCTGTTCGAACCGCAGGACGGGGAAGGCGAAAAGGGCTGA
- the mazG gene encoding nucleoside triphosphate pyrophosphohydrolase, protein MEPSGDIARLTEIMAWLRTPGQGCPWDLVQSFETIAPYTIEEAYEVADAIERGDLADLKDELGDLLLQVAFHARMAEEQGLFGFPDVVRAITEKLIRRHPHVFGGARDLSPEAVKALWHEIKLEEKRLKAEAHARAGLPARDDTGALSGIPGALPALTRALKMQEKASKVGFDWNNLDSVLEKIVEEAQEIVAARRDDQDKAAIAGEVGDLLFAVVNLARHLEIDPEAALRTTNAKFERRFGEIETSLAAQGRTPGEASLAEMDALWDEAKRRERAAKASGGG, encoded by the coding sequence ATCGAGCCGTCAGGCGACATCGCCAGATTGACCGAGATCATGGCCTGGCTCAGAACACCCGGCCAAGGCTGCCCATGGGACCTGGTCCAGAGCTTCGAGACCATTGCGCCCTATACGATCGAGGAAGCCTATGAGGTGGCCGATGCGATCGAGCGCGGCGACCTCGCCGATCTCAAGGACGAATTGGGCGACCTCCTGCTGCAGGTGGCGTTCCATGCCCGCATGGCCGAGGAACAGGGCCTTTTCGGCTTCCCCGACGTGGTTCGCGCCATCACCGAGAAACTGATCCGCCGCCACCCCCATGTCTTCGGCGGCGCGCGCGACCTGTCGCCCGAGGCCGTCAAGGCGCTCTGGCACGAGATCAAGCTGGAAGAGAAACGCCTGAAGGCCGAAGCCCATGCCAGGGCCGGTCTGCCGGCGCGTGACGACACTGGCGCGCTGTCGGGCATTCCCGGCGCCCTGCCGGCGCTGACCCGCGCCCTCAAGATGCAGGAGAAAGCATCAAAAGTTGGATTTGATTGGAATAACTTAGACAGTGTTCTTGAGAAAATAGTCGAGGAAGCGCAGGAAATCGTCGCAGCCCGCCGTGACGATCAGGACAAGGCCGCCATCGCCGGCGAGGTCGGCGACCTGCTGTTCGCCGTGGTCAATCTGGCGCGCCACCTGGAGATCGACCCGGAGGCCGCGCTGCGCACCACCAATGCCAAGTTCGAGCGCCGCTTCGGCGAGATCGAGACGAGCCTGGCGGCGCAGGGCCGCACGCCCGGCGAGGCCTCGCTCGCCGAGATGGACGCGCTGTGGGATGAAGCCAAGCGGCGCGAGCGGGCCGCCAAGGCGTCCGGCGGCGGGTGA
- a CDS encoding lipase/acyltransferase domain-containing protein: MKCVVFVPGTMGSILSTPDGEEVWPPTPLEVAFGYKRKQKLLREDLVVGDIVREVSCFDVYKPLLDTFGAIGFKEGGSGDRLHLFAYDWRRDLEALAAQLAARLDALPANATSIAIVAHSMGGLVGRLALEAGKFDTRPWFRKVNAFMTLATPHLGAPLALARILGLDSAMGISAADFREIAADRRYPSGYQLLPAPGEAACWDIKAGGTLGELNIYDPTVAGSLGLDPVLVARAAWVHATLAKAKAPAHIRYFYFAGTGHKTATRVNVGSSSKQVTRSEDAGDGTVPMWSALPKSAQKQLVVGEHASFFSETTFNAVFFRLFGKNFPTPPLGAAGTETAALSVQSLTIGKSDEVELVIAPSAPVVSVKGKVVLESSDGPGKPFTAFGAALKVSYSGPPIPILKLRLPAIGKPGFYRVRFVGKPSAQRPVQFAVTDK, from the coding sequence ATGAAATGTGTAGTGTTCGTGCCGGGAACGATGGGCTCCATCCTGTCGACCCCCGATGGCGAGGAGGTTTGGCCGCCGACGCCGCTCGAGGTCGCCTTTGGCTATAAGCGCAAGCAGAAACTGCTGCGCGAGGATCTCGTCGTCGGCGATATCGTGCGGGAGGTCTCCTGCTTCGACGTCTACAAGCCGTTGCTCGACACGTTTGGAGCGATCGGCTTCAAGGAAGGCGGATCGGGCGACCGGCTGCACCTCTTTGCCTATGACTGGCGGCGCGATCTCGAGGCGCTTGCCGCGCAACTGGCCGCCCGGCTCGATGCCTTGCCCGCCAATGCGACGTCGATCGCCATCGTCGCCCACAGCATGGGCGGCCTCGTCGGCCGCCTGGCGCTGGAGGCAGGCAAGTTCGACACCAGGCCCTGGTTCAGGAAGGTCAATGCCTTCATGACGCTGGCGACGCCGCATCTCGGCGCGCCGCTGGCGCTGGCGCGCATTCTCGGCCTCGACAGCGCCATGGGGATCAGCGCCGCCGATTTTCGCGAGATCGCCGCCGACCGGCGCTATCCCTCGGGATACCAGCTCTTGCCGGCGCCCGGGGAGGCCGCCTGCTGGGACATCAAGGCCGGTGGAACGCTCGGCGAGCTCAATATCTACGACCCGACGGTCGCCGGCAGCCTCGGGCTCGATCCCGTCCTGGTGGCACGCGCCGCCTGGGTTCATGCGACGCTCGCCAAGGCCAAGGCGCCTGCCCATATCCGCTATTTCTACTTCGCCGGAACCGGCCACAAGACCGCGACCCGCGTCAACGTCGGCTCCAGCTCGAAGCAGGTGACCCGCTCCGAAGATGCCGGCGACGGCACCGTGCCGATGTGGAGTGCGCTGCCGAAATCGGCGCAGAAGCAGCTGGTTGTCGGCGAACATGCCAGCTTCTTCTCCGAGACGACGTTCAACGCTGTCTTCTTTCGGCTCTTCGGTAAGAATTTTCCGACCCCGCCGCTCGGCGCGGCGGGCACCGAGACCGCAGCGCTTTCGGTACAGTCGCTCACCATTGGCAAGAGCGACGAGGTCGAACTGGTGATCGCGCCTTCGGCGCCCGTCGTCAGCGTCAAGGGCAAGGTGGTGCTGGAGAGCTCGGACGGGCCGGGCAAGCCCTTCACTGCCTTCGGCGCGGCGCTGAAGGTCAGCTATTCCGGCCCGCCGATCCCGATCCTGAAGCTGCGCCTGCCGGCCATCGGCAAGCCGGGCTTTTACCGGGTGCGCTTCGTCGGCAAGCCGTCGGCGCAAAGGCCGGTCCAGTTCGCCGTGACCGACAAGTAG
- a CDS encoding VOC family protein — protein MLSHLSFGVADLARTTVFYDAVMAALGHSRVWTSDKGVGYGPNAREEKLTLFLTPGPVQPPGPGFHLAFAAPGRDAVDRFHAAALAHGGADHGAPGLRLNYSPTYYAAFVIDPDGYKLEAVFQ, from the coding sequence ATGCTGTCGCACCTGTCCTTCGGCGTCGCCGATCTCGCCCGGACGACCGTCTTCTACGATGCCGTCATGGCGGCGCTCGGCCATAGCAGGGTCTGGACCTCCGACAAGGGGGTCGGTTATGGCCCGAATGCGCGTGAGGAAAAGCTGACGCTGTTCCTCACGCCGGGGCCGGTGCAGCCGCCCGGGCCCGGCTTCCACCTGGCCTTCGCGGCGCCGGGGCGCGACGCGGTGGACCGGTTTCATGCCGCGGCGCTGGCGCATGGCGGCGCGGACCACGGCGCGCCCGGCCTCAGGCTCAACTATAGCCCGACCTATTATGCGGCCTTCGTGATCGATCCTGATGGCTACAAGCTCGAGGCGGTCTTCCAATAA
- the pstC gene encoding phosphate ABC transporter permease subunit PstC: MADAVFHALLWASGALVLLILGAMIAMLAYDGWPALRHFGVAFYTTAIWNPVTERFGAASMLFGTLVTAVIAVVVAVPVSFGIAFFLTEVCPQALRKPIGVTIQLLAAVPSIIYGMWGALVVAPLIAAYIQAPLVALLSWLPVVGEVFAGPPQQFSVFTAGIILALMILPFITAMFVETLESVPAMLAESAYGIGATTWEVFRNVRVPYGRTAMVGAGMLGLGRALGETMAVTFVIGNANRISTSIFAPGSSIASVIANEFGEAQSGSLKLYSLLQLGFALFVISFIVLAISRWLVRSRLD, from the coding sequence ATGGCCGACGCCGTCTTCCACGCCCTGCTCTGGGCCTCCGGCGCGCTGGTTCTCTTGATCCTCGGCGCGATGATCGCCATGCTGGCCTATGATGGCTGGCCGGCGCTGCGCCACTTCGGCGTCGCCTTCTACACCACCGCCATCTGGAACCCGGTGACCGAGCGCTTCGGCGCGGCATCCATGCTGTTCGGCACCCTGGTGACCGCGGTCATTGCCGTGGTGGTGGCGGTTCCGGTGTCCTTCGGCATTGCCTTCTTCCTCACCGAAGTCTGCCCGCAGGCCCTGCGCAAGCCGATCGGCGTGACCATCCAGCTGCTCGCGGCCGTCCCCTCGATCATCTACGGCATGTGGGGCGCGCTCGTCGTCGCCCCCTTGATCGCCGCCTATATCCAGGCGCCGCTGGTTGCCTTGCTGTCCTGGCTGCCGGTTGTCGGCGAGGTCTTCGCCGGCCCGCCGCAGCAGTTCAGCGTGTTCACCGCCGGCATCATCCTGGCGCTGATGATCCTGCCCTTCATCACCGCCATGTTCGTCGAGACGCTGGAATCCGTGCCGGCCATGCTGGCCGAATCCGCCTATGGCATCGGCGCCACGACCTGGGAAGTGTTCCGCAACGTGCGCGTGCCCTATGGCCGCACCGCCATGGTCGGAGCCGGCATGCTCGGGCTTGGCCGGGCGCTCGGCGAAACCATGGCGGTGACCTTCGTCATCGGCAACGCCAACCGCATCAGCACGTCGATCTTCGCCCCGGGCTCGTCGATCGCCTCGGTGATCGCCAACGAGTTCGGCGAGGCCCAGTCCGGCAGCCTGAAGCTCTATTCGCTCCTGCAGCTCGGCTTCGCGCTGTTCGTCATCTCCTTCATCGTGCTGGCGATCTCGCGCTGGCTCGTGCGCAGCCGTCTGGACTGA
- a CDS encoding D-amino-acid transaminase, with the protein MSRIAYVNGSYLPHGSAAVHIEDRGYQFADGVYEVCEVTGGRLVDETRHLNRLERSLNELKIASPMSRGALSVVLRETVRRNRVREGLVYMQVTRGVARRDHAFPKPGTPPALVITAKSVDMSKGDANAAKGVKVITLPDNRWERVDIKSVGLLPNCLAKQAAREAGAYEAWLVDKDGFVTEGSSTNAWIVTKDGVLVTRYADNGILKGITRTTLFDLCAREGVRIEERQFSVAEAQEARECFLTSATTIVMPIVAIDGRPVGNGAPGSIATDLRSKFHEVAEIA; encoded by the coding sequence ATGTCCCGCATCGCTTATGTCAACGGCAGCTACCTGCCTCATGGTTCGGCAGCCGTCCATATCGAGGATCGCGGGTATCAGTTCGCCGACGGCGTCTATGAGGTCTGCGAGGTGACGGGCGGCCGGCTGGTCGACGAGACGCGCCATCTCAACCGGCTCGAGCGCTCGCTGAACGAATTGAAGATCGCCTCGCCGATGTCGCGCGGCGCGCTCAGCGTGGTGCTGCGCGAGACGGTCCGGCGCAACCGGGTGCGCGAGGGCCTCGTCTACATGCAGGTGACCCGCGGCGTGGCGCGGCGCGATCACGCCTTTCCGAAGCCCGGCACGCCGCCGGCCCTGGTGATCACCGCCAAATCGGTCGACATGTCCAAGGGCGACGCCAATGCCGCCAAGGGCGTCAAGGTCATTACCCTGCCCGACAATCGCTGGGAGCGGGTCGACATCAAGTCGGTCGGGCTCTTGCCCAATTGCCTTGCCAAGCAGGCGGCGCGCGAGGCTGGCGCCTACGAGGCCTGGCTGGTCGACAAGGACGGCTTCGTCACCGAGGGATCGTCAACCAATGCCTGGATCGTCACCAAGGACGGCGTGCTGGTGACCCGTTATGCCGATAACGGCATCCTCAAGGGCATTACCCGCACGACACTGTTCGATCTGTGCGCCCGCGAGGGCGTCCGGATCGAGGAGCGCCAGTTCAGCGTGGCCGAGGCCCAGGAGGCGCGCGAGTGCTTCCTGACCTCGGCGACGACCATCGTCATGCCCATCGTGGCGATCGACGGCCGGCCGGTCGGCAACGGCGCGCCCGGCTCGATCGCCACCGATCTGCGTTCGAAATTTCACGAGGTGGCGGAGATCGCTTGA
- the pstB gene encoding phosphate ABC transporter ATP-binding protein PstB, whose product MTVAVSDTLINKARTVSSLEGVPARVSVKNLNFFYGQSQALKNINFDMLDRRVTAMIGPSGCGKSTLLRVINRMFELYPGQRAEGAILVDGENIIDKKTPAAMTRAKIGMVFQKPTPFPMTIYDNIVFGIKLHERLSREDLDERVEWALRKAAIWDEVKDRLKSSALGLSGGQQQRLCIARTIAVKPDVILLDEPTSALDPISTSRIEELIDELKREFTIVIVTHNMQQAARCSDVTAFFLLGELIEQGPTNDIFVNPKKRETLDYVTGRFG is encoded by the coding sequence ATGACCGTCGCCGTCTCGGACACGCTGATCAACAAGGCCCGCACCGTCTCGTCGCTCGAGGGCGTGCCGGCCCGTGTCAGCGTCAAGAACCTCAATTTCTTTTATGGCCAGTCGCAGGCCCTGAAGAACATCAATTTCGACATGCTCGACCGGCGCGTCACCGCGATGATCGGCCCGTCGGGTTGCGGCAAGTCCACCTTGCTGCGCGTCATCAACCGCATGTTCGAGCTCTATCCCGGCCAGCGCGCCGAGGGCGCGATCCTGGTCGATGGCGAGAACATCATCGACAAGAAGACCCCGGCGGCGATGACCCGGGCGAAGATCGGCATGGTGTTCCAGAAGCCGACGCCGTTCCCGATGACCATCTACGACAACATCGTGTTCGGCATTAAGCTGCATGAGCGGCTGTCCCGCGAGGACCTCGACGAACGGGTCGAATGGGCGCTGCGCAAGGCGGCGATCTGGGACGAGGTCAAGGACCGCCTGAAATCCTCGGCGCTCGGCCTGTCCGGCGGCCAGCAGCAGCGCCTGTGCATCGCCCGCACCATTGCGGTGAAGCCCGACGTCATCCTGCTCGACGAGCCGACCTCGGCGCTCGACCCGATCTCGACCTCGCGCATCGAGGAGCTGATCGACGAATTGAAGCGCGAGTTCACCATCGTGATCGTCACGCACAACATGCAGCAGGCCGCCCGCTGCTCCGACGTCACGGCCTTCTTCCTGCTCGGCGAACTGATCGAGCAGGGACCGACCAACGACATCTTCGTCAATCCGAAGAAGCGCGAAACCCTCGACTACGTGACCGGCCGGTTCGGCTGA